Proteins encoded within one genomic window of Edaphobacter lichenicola:
- a CDS encoding class I SAM-dependent methyltransferase, whose amino-acid sequence MAKLLSLPALPTFRDPAGSIEVRPDGAYRSIRAPFDEEILAFLATPLASEMVAQGRLVASEVVSSPHAETLVLRHPRISFQSYPWEWSPGMWLVAAELTLTLCSDLIEQGWQLKDATPLNVLFQGAQPIFVDVLSIERRDPHQPIWLAYGQFVRTFLLPMLAYSRLGWPLRTSLTRRDGYEPEEVYPALSLASRFRQPALSTVTLPSLLAKTKKGRAGKGTPQSVRDPDLAKQILLRTMRTLLNHMRKVTPAHRFSNWSHYAETANHYSDEDHADKRKFVSDALGSARPAKALDVGCNTGVYSNLAADAGAEVVSIDTDLPAVDRLYAGLKENGKNILPLCVDLAHPSPATGWENRESASFLSRCAGHFDAVIMLAVLHHLLLHNQIPMDRIAALCGELTTRHLIVEWVPATDQKFQELLRGRDALYQHVTETAFREAFGKHFTVSDELTLANGRILFHLQKR is encoded by the coding sequence ATGGCAAAGCTTTTGTCACTCCCCGCACTCCCCACGTTTCGCGATCCGGCAGGCAGCATCGAGGTTCGTCCCGATGGAGCTTACCGGAGCATTCGAGCTCCCTTCGACGAGGAGATCCTTGCGTTCCTGGCGACTCCGCTCGCTTCGGAGATGGTTGCACAGGGACGGCTTGTGGCTAGCGAGGTGGTGTCATCCCCTCACGCCGAGACGCTGGTACTGCGCCATCCGCGCATCTCGTTCCAGTCCTACCCGTGGGAGTGGAGTCCAGGGATGTGGCTTGTTGCGGCGGAGCTTACTCTGACTCTGTGCAGCGACCTCATCGAACAGGGTTGGCAGCTAAAGGACGCGACGCCTTTAAATGTGCTTTTTCAGGGGGCGCAGCCGATCTTTGTCGATGTGCTTTCGATCGAACGCAGAGACCCGCATCAACCGATCTGGCTTGCGTACGGCCAGTTCGTTCGAACGTTTCTGTTGCCGATGCTGGCTTACTCCCGGCTGGGATGGCCCCTGCGTACCTCGCTGACACGCCGCGATGGATATGAACCGGAAGAGGTCTATCCGGCACTTTCGCTGGCTTCGCGGTTCCGGCAGCCAGCTCTGTCGACTGTTACGCTACCGTCGCTGCTCGCGAAGACGAAGAAAGGCAGGGCCGGCAAGGGAACGCCGCAATCCGTGAGAGACCCTGACCTTGCGAAGCAGATTCTGCTGAGAACGATGAGGACGCTGCTGAATCATATGCGGAAGGTGACGCCGGCCCACCGCTTCTCTAACTGGTCGCACTACGCTGAGACGGCGAACCACTACAGCGACGAAGACCATGCCGACAAGCGCAAGTTTGTGAGCGATGCGCTGGGGAGTGCGCGGCCTGCGAAGGCGCTCGATGTGGGTTGTAACACCGGGGTGTATTCGAATCTGGCCGCGGACGCCGGTGCCGAGGTCGTCTCGATCGACACGGATCTACCGGCGGTCGATCGCCTGTACGCAGGCCTGAAGGAGAACGGGAAGAACATCCTTCCGCTATGCGTCGATCTGGCTCATCCCAGCCCGGCTACCGGATGGGAGAACCGGGAGAGTGCCTCGTTCCTTAGCCGCTGTGCAGGCCACTTCGACGCCGTGATCATGCTCGCCGTCCTGCACCATCTGCTGCTCCATAATCAGATTCCGATGGACCGCATCGCCGCGCTCTGCGGCGAGCTGACAACGCGACACCTGATTGTGGAATGGGTGCCAGCGACGGATCAGAAGTTCCAGGAGCTTCTGCGCGGACGCGATGCACTCTACCAACACGTTACCGAGACGGCATTTCGCGAGGCTTTTGGGAAGCATTTCACGGTCTCCGACGAGCTGACGCTGGCGAACGGGCGCATCTTGTTTCATCTTCAGAAGAGATAG
- the rsfS gene encoding ribosome silencing factor, protein MPSIESNQLLLAAAAAAEDKKAEDIRILALDPAESGLTDYFLICNGTNDRQNVAITDEIELRLKREFGVYPNSVEGRRQGEWILMDYVDFIVHVFSAQKRAFYGLERLRKSATTISVAELDAEVSARIKQSRAKMTSKAAPQKKTAAVTKSSAAVKKAAAKKAVPVKATAKKVVEKTAVPAKTAKKVSAKKSARAKKARVK, encoded by the coding sequence ATGCCCTCAATTGAAAGCAATCAGCTGCTGCTCGCCGCGGCTGCCGCCGCCGAAGACAAGAAAGCTGAAGATATCCGCATCCTCGCGCTGGATCCGGCCGAAAGCGGCCTGACCGATTACTTCCTGATCTGCAACGGAACGAACGACCGGCAGAATGTAGCCATCACCGATGAGATTGAGCTTCGCCTGAAGCGCGAGTTTGGGGTTTACCCCAACTCTGTCGAGGGCCGTCGCCAGGGCGAATGGATTTTAATGGACTATGTCGATTTCATCGTCCATGTTTTTTCGGCTCAGAAACGCGCGTTTTATGGACTCGAGCGGTTGCGGAAGTCGGCTACTACGATCAGCGTGGCCGAGCTTGATGCAGAGGTGAGTGCCCGTATCAAGCAGAGCCGCGCGAAGATGACAAGTAAGGCGGCTCCACAGAAGAAGACCGCAGCCGTTACGAAATCCAGTGCAGCCGTAAAGAAAGCTGCTGCCAAGAAGGCCGTGCCAGTCAAAGCGACGGCTAAGAAAGTCGTCGAGAAAACGGCGGTTCCGGCCAAAACGGCGAAGAAAGTTTCCGCAAAAAAATCTGCCAGGGCAAAAAAAGCGAGAGTCAAATAA
- a CDS encoding TonB-dependent receptor — translation MSLKYFRYFAPAALIFASGILQAQTSKGILSGVVRDSTGAVVSGAEVIVTNQDTHEIRNTISRNDGAYSLEALTPGRYSVQMKHSGFKTVETNDLVVNASIVTSFDATFTVGGVSDTVQVEAVNSGINTENGQLAGVISTRQLQDLPIFTLNPVELALTVPGVQPVSQNSGFSNGVNIEVNGARPRANNYLLDGQEINDVGIGGQAFQPNIPDIFQSVTVITNTPSAEYGRAGGAVVNLVTKAGTNTYHGSVFERYTGSGLDSLDGVTRQGIVHGPPPDGYVPPNKARFNQHQYGFTAGGPIIKDKLFAFGALQISRLYGNEVPTRLELPDAAGYAQLQAIGGPQVALLDQYLSNGSYLNNFVSFPSAGVVTNINVGVQNNCPQGCTVTTGFFQRQNAPQSNPDTQWTYRIDFAPHAADSFSFRYLHDRQSLSPDFFNNGSALPGFDTQQGGPSELGAGTWTHVFGPNVVNELRGSETRLGFLFSPTSSTLANPLYALSTLSIANVAVDSGGATSLGPDQNFPQGRHEDLYQVQDTVSLTRGHQTFRFGFDIGRTIETDVVSLNAKGTLLFNKGGSGVSSLGNFLQNQLGPSGTATKTFGSTRVDPHGWRSGVFAQDDVKVNSDLTLNLGIRYDYLTNPENSLPYPAIDPFNPYQAINTVIKVKNDTNNVAPRFGFAYSPHGEGLFGGGKTVVRGGFGVSYDSPFSNFVVNAAQATPNAVSGTLVSTQGNGLANATSLIPSITPRLRPTSSVTSVVKGLVNPYTYQFNLGVEHQLRGSNLIAVRYVGSLGKKLYSNKQYNYFAPDGSGERLNPTRGVINARGNFASSSYHGAQVEYTHNFQHGLLISANYVFSKSLDNASEIFATGANPNTSYQADLGPNGFAQEWGPSAYDHRHFVSVAYVWSPAGFSSGNSFANAALGALTRHWTISGVEQFQTGSYSTVQIAGFDTNGDGNAFNDRPLIGNIHAPIATAAIDGGNFDPTLAGTYYDVAAAINGDGSLNPVAPGSVRWLIPYQPLNQNLHQEIGRNSFSNPGSTTNNIAVEKGFGTKYLHLDRGAFIIRAEVQNLGNHNDVGILDTNVADIGSPNFLNRSNARQATPGNAPFTYGRNIVLWGKFTF, via the coding sequence ATGTCCTTGAAGTACTTCCGCTATTTCGCTCCTGCCGCCCTTATCTTTGCCTCAGGAATCCTCCAGGCGCAGACCAGCAAAGGCATCCTTTCCGGGGTAGTTCGCGATTCAACCGGGGCCGTTGTCTCGGGGGCTGAGGTGATCGTAACAAATCAAGACACGCACGAAATTCGTAACACAATCTCCCGCAACGACGGCGCTTACAGTCTGGAGGCGCTCACACCCGGACGGTACAGCGTTCAAATGAAGCACAGCGGTTTCAAGACGGTTGAGACGAACGATCTTGTAGTCAACGCGTCCATCGTGACAAGCTTCGACGCTACCTTCACAGTCGGCGGTGTCAGCGATACCGTCCAGGTCGAAGCCGTGAATAGTGGTATCAACACCGAAAACGGTCAGCTCGCGGGCGTGATCTCGACACGTCAACTTCAGGACCTGCCCATCTTTACTCTCAATCCCGTTGAACTTGCGCTGACGGTACCCGGAGTCCAGCCGGTAAGCCAAAATAGCGGCTTTTCCAACGGCGTCAATATAGAGGTGAACGGAGCTCGTCCTCGCGCAAACAACTATCTCCTCGATGGACAAGAGATCAACGATGTCGGTATCGGCGGTCAGGCTTTCCAGCCGAACATTCCTGACATCTTTCAGTCTGTCACGGTGATCACGAATACGCCGTCCGCCGAGTATGGCCGCGCCGGCGGAGCAGTTGTCAACCTCGTAACCAAGGCTGGCACGAATACGTATCACGGCTCCGTCTTTGAGCGCTACACCGGATCAGGTCTTGACTCGCTCGATGGCGTCACACGGCAAGGCATTGTGCATGGGCCGCCGCCTGACGGCTATGTCCCGCCCAACAAGGCACGATTCAATCAGCACCAATATGGCTTTACAGCAGGCGGTCCTATTATCAAAGATAAACTCTTTGCATTTGGTGCCTTGCAGATCTCCCGTCTCTACGGGAACGAAGTTCCTACCCGTTTGGAGCTACCCGACGCTGCTGGATATGCCCAACTGCAGGCTATCGGCGGTCCACAGGTTGCTCTGCTCGATCAGTATCTCAGCAATGGCAGCTATCTCAACAACTTCGTCTCTTTTCCAAGCGCTGGAGTCGTCACCAATATCAACGTCGGCGTTCAGAACAACTGTCCGCAGGGATGCACCGTGACTACAGGCTTCTTCCAGCGGCAGAATGCGCCGCAGTCGAACCCGGACACCCAGTGGACGTATCGCATAGACTTTGCGCCGCACGCGGCGGACAGCTTTTCCTTCCGGTATCTTCATGATCGGCAAAGCTTGAGCCCGGACTTCTTCAACAATGGCAGTGCGCTCCCCGGCTTCGATACCCAGCAAGGTGGTCCGTCTGAACTTGGTGCCGGAACCTGGACTCATGTCTTCGGACCAAATGTAGTCAACGAGCTCCGAGGCTCTGAAACCCGACTTGGCTTTCTCTTCTCCCCTACCTCCTCAACGCTTGCGAACCCCCTATATGCGCTATCAACCCTCAGCATCGCGAACGTAGCAGTCGACTCGGGCGGCGCAACCTCTCTTGGGCCGGATCAAAACTTCCCGCAGGGACGTCACGAAGATCTCTACCAGGTACAAGACACTGTGTCTCTCACTCGTGGCCATCAGACTTTTCGATTCGGCTTTGACATCGGTAGAACCATCGAAACCGATGTTGTCTCTCTGAACGCTAAGGGAACGCTCCTGTTCAACAAAGGCGGGAGTGGTGTTAGTTCGCTCGGTAACTTCCTTCAGAACCAGCTCGGTCCCTCTGGCACAGCCACCAAGACCTTCGGCAGCACCCGGGTTGATCCCCACGGCTGGCGGAGCGGTGTCTTCGCACAGGACGATGTTAAAGTAAACTCCGATCTAACCCTGAACCTTGGCATTCGCTATGACTACCTGACCAACCCGGAGAACTCTCTACCCTATCCGGCGATCGATCCGTTCAACCCCTACCAGGCCATCAACACCGTCATCAAGGTAAAGAACGATACCAATAACGTCGCCCCGCGTTTTGGCTTTGCTTATTCCCCTCACGGCGAGGGTCTGTTTGGCGGAGGCAAAACAGTCGTCCGGGGCGGTTTTGGCGTCTCCTACGACAGTCCTTTCAGCAACTTTGTTGTGAACGCGGCCCAGGCGACTCCAAATGCAGTCTCAGGGACGCTCGTCTCCACTCAAGGCAACGGCCTCGCCAACGCAACCTCGCTGATCCCATCCATCACCCCACGTCTTCGTCCCACCTCCTCGGTTACCAGCGTAGTGAAGGGCCTGGTTAACCCCTACACTTACCAATTCAACCTCGGAGTCGAGCACCAGCTTCGCGGATCGAATCTCATCGCCGTGCGGTATGTTGGCAGCCTCGGAAAGAAACTCTACTCAAACAAGCAGTACAACTACTTTGCTCCGGACGGCAGTGGCGAGCGTCTCAATCCCACCCGCGGTGTTATCAACGCTCGCGGAAACTTCGCCTCCTCCAGCTATCACGGAGCGCAGGTGGAATACACTCACAACTTCCAGCATGGCTTGCTCATAAGCGCCAACTACGTCTTCAGCAAGAGCCTGGACAACGCCTCGGAGATCTTCGCCACAGGAGCAAACCCCAACACTTCCTATCAGGCCGATCTGGGTCCGAATGGTTTTGCCCAGGAGTGGGGGCCGTCCGCTTATGATCATCGTCATTTTGTCTCAGTTGCCTATGTATGGTCTCCCGCAGGCTTCTCAAGTGGCAATAGCTTCGCCAACGCGGCCTTGGGTGCGCTGACGCGCCACTGGACCATCTCTGGCGTAGAGCAGTTCCAGACCGGAAGCTACAGCACAGTGCAGATCGCAGGTTTCGATACGAACGGCGACGGTAATGCCTTCAACGATCGTCCGCTTATCGGCAACATTCATGCTCCTATCGCTACAGCCGCAATCGACGGCGGCAACTTCGACCCGACGCTGGCAGGAACGTACTATGATGTTGCCGCCGCAATCAATGGCGACGGCTCTTTGAATCCGGTCGCCCCAGGTTCTGTCCGGTGGCTCATCCCCTACCAGCCGCTGAATCAAAACCTGCACCAGGAGATCGGACGCAACAGCTTCTCGAACCCCGGTTCTACCACGAATAACATCGCGGTCGAAAAAGGCTTCGGCACCAAGTATCTGCACCTTGATCGCGGAGCCTTTATCATTCGCGCCGAGGTTCAGAACCTCGGCAACCACAACGATGTAGGTATTCTGGACACCAACGTGGCCGATATTGGCAGCCCTAACTTCCTCAACCGTTCCAATGCTCGACAAGCTACGCCAGGAAATGCTCCCTTCACCTATGGTCGGAACATCGTCCTGTGGGGCAAGTTCACGTTCTAA
- a CDS encoding 23S rRNA (pseudouridine(1915)-N(3))-methyltransferase RlmH has product MKITLCAITPRRSRSKTDSNDRMIEEYVKRTTRHSPCESELFDSEAALLDWVDRQAGRTPAYAILLDSRGKEYSSEEFAGQIGRLRDEGTQRLVLAIGPADGWSPEARQRADLLLSLGRMTLPHQLARVVLAEQVYRAFTILAGHPYHSGH; this is encoded by the coding sequence ATGAAGATCACGCTCTGCGCCATCACTCCTCGGCGTTCCCGGTCTAAAACTGATTCGAACGACCGCATGATTGAGGAATATGTCAAAAGGACTACCCGTCATTCACCATGCGAGTCGGAGCTTTTTGACAGCGAGGCTGCGTTACTGGACTGGGTGGACCGGCAGGCGGGGCGGACTCCAGCTTATGCGATTCTGCTTGATAGTCGTGGGAAGGAATATAGCTCTGAAGAGTTTGCCGGTCAGATTGGGCGGCTTCGCGATGAGGGAACACAGCGGCTGGTGCTTGCGATCGGGCCGGCGGACGGCTGGTCCCCGGAGGCGCGGCAGCGGGCGGATCTGCTTCTCTCTCTGGGTCGCATGACGCTGCCGCACCAACTGGCGCGGGTCGTGCTGGCGGAGCAGGTCTACCGCGCGTTTACCATCTTGGCCGGCCACCCGTATCACTCGGGGCACTGA
- the accD gene encoding acetyl-CoA carboxylase, carboxyltransferase subunit beta, giving the protein MSWFKREDNEIVNDSEKTVRTEGLWIRCPDCGKILFKAELEANQHVCWHCGHHFRIDARTRIENLLEPGYELVDLELRSTDPLNFTDLKPYKRRLAEAQTKTGLNDAIVNAIGQLGPHSVVLSVMEYAFIGGSMGAVVGETIARAVDRSLATRHPLIIIAASGGARMMEGIASLMQLAKISAGLARMDDAKIPYISVMTDPTTGGVTASFAMLGDLNIAEPGALIGFAGPRVIEQTIRQKLPEGFQRSEFLLEHGFLDAIVSRKEMKDYLSQTLSWMGA; this is encoded by the coding sequence ATGAGTTGGTTCAAGCGCGAAGATAACGAGATCGTCAACGACTCGGAGAAGACGGTTCGGACCGAGGGACTATGGATCCGTTGTCCCGACTGCGGCAAGATTCTATTCAAGGCTGAGCTTGAAGCCAACCAGCACGTCTGCTGGCACTGCGGCCATCACTTTCGCATTGACGCTCGTACGCGGATTGAAAATCTGCTGGAGCCGGGGTATGAGCTTGTCGACCTGGAACTTCGCTCGACCGATCCTTTGAACTTTACCGATCTGAAGCCCTACAAGCGGCGGCTTGCGGAGGCGCAGACAAAGACCGGGTTGAACGACGCGATCGTTAATGCCATTGGACAGCTTGGGCCGCACAGCGTTGTCCTTAGCGTGATGGAGTACGCCTTTATTGGCGGGAGCATGGGAGCGGTTGTCGGCGAGACAATTGCGCGGGCGGTCGATCGTTCGCTGGCCACACGACATCCGCTGATCATTATTGCTGCCTCGGGTGGTGCACGCATGATGGAGGGTATTGCTTCGCTGATGCAACTGGCGAAGATCTCTGCGGGTCTGGCGCGCATGGATGATGCGAAGATTCCTTATATCTCGGTGATGACAGATCCAACTACAGGGGGCGTCACTGCAAGTTTTGCGATGCTCGGCGATCTGAATATCGCAGAGCCGGGGGCGCTGATCGGCTTTGCGGGGCCTCGCGTGATCGAGCAGACTATTCGGCAGAAGCTGCCGGAGGGCTTTCAGCGCTCCGAGTTTCTGCTTGAGCATGGGTTTCTTGATGCGATTGTCTCGCGTAAAGAGATGAAAGACTATCTTTCGCAGACCTTGAGCTGGATGGGCGCTTAG
- a CDS encoding class I SAM-dependent methyltransferase, whose amino-acid sequence MQSASPSRTALRVALRRAAHQLYDAKPLVFEDPVAVPILGGSYAEELRRTPTRNPDRKDRPFSVGLRAFLVARSRYAEDTLARAVSQGVSQYVLLGAGLDTFAHRNPYPQLLVFEVDHPATQQWKRDLLENTALSAPRNLTYVPVNFEEQSLLAQLQAGGFNTKAPAVFAWLGVVPYLTLEAFRATTRFLASQAAGSALVLDYGQPRSALPFFEQLAHDSLASRVQQAGEPFKLFFTPPDIAAELSAFRSLEDLGSAEINARYFTGRADSLKVLGSAGRLLSAWL is encoded by the coding sequence ATGCAATCGGCGAGTCCATCACGCACAGCACTTCGCGTAGCACTACGCCGCGCGGCGCACCAACTCTACGATGCAAAGCCTCTCGTCTTTGAAGACCCTGTTGCCGTCCCCATTCTCGGCGGCTCCTACGCGGAGGAGTTGCGCCGGACTCCAACTCGCAATCCGGATCGAAAGGATCGGCCGTTCTCTGTTGGTCTGCGGGCTTTCCTGGTTGCACGTAGTCGGTATGCCGAAGACACTCTTGCCCGGGCTGTTTCGCAGGGTGTTAGCCAGTATGTTTTGCTTGGGGCGGGGCTCGATACTTTTGCTCATCGAAATCCTTATCCCCAACTTCTCGTCTTCGAAGTGGACCATCCGGCTACGCAGCAGTGGAAGCGCGATCTTCTTGAAAACACTGCGCTATCTGCGCCGAGGAACCTTACTTATGTGCCTGTGAACTTCGAAGAGCAGTCTCTCCTCGCTCAGCTACAGGCCGGCGGATTCAACACGAAGGCACCGGCTGTGTTCGCATGGCTTGGCGTGGTCCCGTACCTTACGCTTGAGGCCTTCCGCGCTACAACCAGGTTTCTGGCGTCACAGGCTGCTGGCAGTGCGCTCGTTCTCGACTACGGCCAACCGCGGTCCGCGCTTCCATTCTTTGAGCAACTGGCCCACGACTCTCTCGCTTCACGGGTTCAACAGGCCGGAGAGCCGTTCAAGCTCTTCTTCACTCCGCCTGACATCGCTGCTGAACTCAGCGCGTTCCGTAGTCTTGAAGATCTTGGGTCTGCTGAGATCAATGCCCGCTACTTCACCGGCCGCGCCGACTCGCTGAAGGTGCTTGGGAGTGCTGGGCGCTTGCTCAGTGCGTGGCTTTGA
- a CDS encoding DNA-3-methyladenine glycosylase I, producing MTKTKKAVHRCAWADNDPLMRVYHDEEWGVPERDSRVLWEALMLDGFQAGLSWLTILRKREAFRKAFRNFDPKKVARMGEADVERLMQNEGIIRSRAKIEATINGARIYVAMADAGEDFSTYVWKMAGNKPIQNSGPVPAKTPLSEEISAALKKRGFKFVGPVIVYAWMQAVGIVNDHSPDCFRRKAV from the coding sequence ATGACAAAGACAAAGAAGGCCGTTCACCGGTGCGCATGGGCAGACAACGATCCACTGATGCGCGTGTATCACGACGAAGAGTGGGGCGTGCCGGAGCGCGACAGCCGCGTGCTGTGGGAGGCGCTCATGCTCGATGGCTTTCAGGCAGGGCTATCGTGGCTCACCATCCTGCGTAAGCGCGAGGCTTTTCGTAAGGCATTTCGGAACTTCGATCCGAAGAAGGTTGCTCGTATGGGTGAAGCCGATGTCGAGCGCCTGATGCAGAATGAAGGCATCATTCGTTCACGCGCCAAGATTGAAGCGACCATCAACGGCGCACGGATTTATGTGGCTATGGCCGACGCGGGAGAGGACTTCTCCACCTACGTCTGGAAGATGGCTGGGAACAAACCGATCCAAAATTCCGGACCGGTTCCCGCTAAGACTCCACTGTCTGAAGAGATCTCTGCCGCACTGAAGAAACGCGGCTTCAAGTTTGTCGGCCCTGTCATTGTGTATGCGTGGATGCAGGCTGTTGGCATCGTGAACGACCATAGTCCGGACTGTTTTCGGCGTAAGGCCGTTTGA
- a CDS encoding DUF302 domain-containing protein produces the protein MMTDQKTSEGIKTCTSRYSVDKTVSRLEALLKEKGVKLFAIVDHSGEAATAGFEMHPTKLLIFGSPKAGTPVMLAAPSAALDLPLRILVAEGADGKVLLSWNDPAWLEQRHGFPADLTANLAAAGMLATKAAK, from the coding sequence ATGATGACTGATCAGAAGACGAGCGAAGGAATAAAAACCTGCACCAGCCGATATTCCGTCGACAAGACAGTCTCCCGGCTCGAAGCTCTTCTCAAGGAAAAGGGAGTCAAGCTGTTCGCCATTGTGGATCACTCTGGCGAGGCAGCCACAGCGGGCTTCGAGATGCATCCGACAAAGTTATTGATCTTCGGCAGCCCGAAGGCCGGCACTCCCGTCATGCTCGCCGCACCGTCGGCAGCGCTCGATCTTCCGCTAAGAATCCTTGTTGCCGAAGGAGCCGACGGCAAGGTGCTCCTCTCCTGGAATGATCCCGCATGGCTGGAACAACGCCACGGCTTCCCCGCGGATCTAACCGCGAACCTCGCCGCCGCAGGGATGCTCGCCACCAAAGCCGCGAAATAA
- a CDS encoding M20/M25/M40 family metallo-hydrolase — translation MSFVRAFARWGCCTAAIASFAVPSVAADKKAKDAAVETPSYYGPQPATENIDLTMYARIREEGFKHSHVMEFGGALADGIGPRLTGSPNMAKANAWTRDTLTKIGLENAHLEDWGEFGMGWQQINTWVRMVSPDPEPLWAQAAPWSPATNGPVTGEVVYMNVQEMSDLEKYKGTLKGKIVLLGAMRPTPDITDPLFRRYTDAELKEMETYESRGGRFTPGSPEFAKFLAERMKISEIRKAALKMMADEGSLAVLTPSRDGGDGGGTGIIFDDNGANLARDAQKKENAVTIPNAVMMIEHYNRLGRMVENHVPVTLELNIETKFTGDHEHGFDTVAEIPGTDPKLKDQVVMVGGHLDSWISGTGATDNGAGSIVAMEAVRILKSLGVKPKRTIRIALWSGEEQGLFGSQGYVKQHFGTFAEPKVPEPASVPSFLRQHGALSTTKEWETLDAYYNLDNGTGKVRGVYTQDNWAIAPIFKQWIAPLADLGVTTISNRNTGGTDHLSFDAVGLPGFQYIQDPMDYETRTHHSDMDTYDRLHALDLEQAAVVEAIFLYNTSEREAMMPRKPFPHPELEKQRTAPIPEIYPNAVPPANAAK, via the coding sequence ATGTCATTTGTTCGTGCCTTTGCGCGTTGGGGCTGCTGTACGGCTGCAATCGCAAGCTTCGCCGTTCCTTCCGTCGCCGCAGACAAGAAAGCCAAAGATGCCGCGGTCGAAACCCCTTCCTACTACGGACCGCAGCCCGCGACCGAGAACATCGATCTCACGATGTATGCGCGAATCCGCGAAGAGGGCTTCAAACACTCCCACGTGATGGAGTTCGGCGGGGCATTGGCCGATGGAATCGGACCCCGGCTAACCGGCTCGCCGAACATGGCCAAGGCCAACGCCTGGACGCGTGACACGCTGACGAAGATTGGTCTCGAAAACGCACACCTCGAAGATTGGGGCGAGTTCGGCATGGGCTGGCAACAGATCAACACCTGGGTGCGAATGGTGTCGCCCGATCCAGAACCCCTCTGGGCACAAGCTGCTCCATGGTCCCCAGCAACCAACGGTCCGGTCACCGGCGAAGTCGTTTATATGAACGTGCAGGAGATGAGCGACCTCGAGAAATACAAAGGGACGCTCAAAGGCAAGATCGTTCTCCTGGGCGCAATGCGTCCCACCCCCGACATCACCGACCCGTTATTCCGCCGCTACACCGATGCAGAACTTAAGGAGATGGAAACCTATGAGTCGCGTGGCGGACGCTTCACCCCGGGCTCTCCAGAATTTGCAAAGTTCCTCGCCGAGCGCATGAAGATCAGCGAGATTCGAAAAGCTGCCCTCAAGATGATGGCAGACGAGGGCTCGCTTGCTGTGCTGACACCGAGCCGCGACGGCGGAGACGGAGGTGGAACCGGCATTATCTTCGACGACAACGGTGCGAACCTCGCCCGCGACGCACAGAAAAAAGAAAACGCAGTCACCATCCCCAACGCGGTGATGATGATCGAGCACTACAATCGCCTCGGACGCATGGTAGAAAACCACGTCCCGGTAACGCTCGAGCTCAACATCGAAACGAAGTTTACCGGCGACCACGAGCATGGCTTCGACACGGTCGCAGAAATCCCCGGAACCGATCCCAAGTTGAAGGATCAGGTCGTCATGGTCGGCGGCCATCTCGACAGTTGGATCTCCGGTACCGGCGCGACCGACAACGGCGCAGGTTCGATCGTCGCAATGGAAGCCGTTCGAATCCTGAAGTCTCTCGGCGTCAAGCCCAAACGCACCATCCGGATCGCGCTCTGGTCTGGCGAAGAGCAGGGTCTCTTCGGCTCACAGGGATACGTCAAGCAGCACTTCGGTACCTTCGCAGAGCCAAAGGTTCCCGAGCCTGCAAGCGTGCCCTCCTTTCTGCGTCAGCATGGCGCTCTGTCCACGACCAAGGAGTGGGAGACCCTCGACGCCTACTACAATTTGGACAACGGCACAGGCAAGGTACGCGGCGTCTACACGCAGGACAACTGGGCGATTGCTCCGATCTTCAAGCAGTGGATCGCGCCCCTCGCCGACCTCGGCGTAACGACGATCTCCAACCGCAACACCGGCGGCACCGATCACTTATCGTTCGATGCGGTTGGTCTCCCAGGCTTCCAGTACATTCAGGATCCGATGGACTACGAGACGCGAACCCATCACTCCGACATGGACACCTACGACCGTCTGCACGCGCTCGATCTCGAGCAGGCAGCGGTAGTCGAGGCGATCTTCCTCTACAACACCAGCGAGCGCGAGGCCATGATGCCGCGCAAGCCGTTCCCGCATCCAGAGTTGGAGAAGCAAAGAACCGCGCCAATTCCCGAAATTTATCCAAACGCAGTTCCTCCCGCCAACGCAGCGAAATAA